CCCTCGCTGATGGTGAGCATGGCATACCGACTTGGGTTGGCGGCCTTGTCTTCAATGAGATAGTCGGCGAGGGTTTCCGGGTCAAAGGGAACCTCCGGAATAAGCGCGCGGTCAACACCGGCCAGGTAGGAGCTGATCAGGCAGGTCTCGCCCGTGCTGCGGCCGAACAGCTCAACTATCGTGATACGCTCATGCGAGCCGGAGCTGGTACGAAGCTGGTGAATATACTGCACGCTTCTGGTGACCGCCGTGCCGAATCCGACGCAGTAGTCGGTGCCATAGACATCGTTGTCCATCGTCTTGGGCACAGCAATAACCTTGACCCCCTTGCGTGACAGATGCTCGGCATAGCCGATGGTATCGTCGCCGCCGATAACGATAAGCACATCGAGACCAAGCGTATCGATGGTTCCGAGTACATGATCGGTCAGGTCGAAGTTTCCGGAATGGCGGAGACCAGAGCCCATCAACTCCGGTGAATTTCGCAGGAAGGGGGGAATCTCTTTCTTTTTGAGGTTGCCGGGATGGATCCGGCTGGTATGGAGCAGCGTGCCGCCAGTGCGGTCGATTCTCCGAACAGTCTGCGCATCGAGACCAACGATATGCTCCTCGCGGCTCGACGGATCGGAGGCATCGAAAGCCAGCAGGCCATTCCAGCCCCGGCGGATTCCGGTAACCCGGTACCCCCTCTCGGCGCTGATCGTCACGATCGTCTTGATGCACGCATTGATGCCGGGCGCATCACCCCCTCCGGTCAGAATGCCGATATGCATGAAGAGCCGGGTTGAAAGGTTATTACTTGCGCGAACGTCTCGGCTTTTTGGGCTCGGCGCCCACAGCCTCTTTTTTGCGCGTATCGGCGGCAATCTGGCTGGAGGTACGGGTATCAAGCGTCTCCGGCTCCGAATGCAATCCGTCGCTTCTCATGGAATAGAATTCGATCAGGTTGCCGTCGGGATCCATCACGAAAAAGGCAAGCCCCTCCCGGCGGTGCGCCGGACGAGTGACCAGATGAACACCGCGGTCTTCGAGATAGACCGCAGCTTCCCGAACCTCGGCATCAGAGGCCAGCCGGAAGCCGAAGTGATCCACACGGATGTCTCTGGCGTCGGCTGTGCCCGGCGTTTCAGCCTTGACCAGCACGAAAAGATCGGAGTTGAGCCGCAGGTAGGTAATATTGGCCCCGGCCCGGTGATCTACCCGGAAGCCGAGAATGCCAACGTAGAACTCTTCGGATAAACGCACATCGTTGACCCGAAGAGTAATCTGGTTAATCCCCGTCAGTTTCATCATCGTTCTCTGATTCTGCGGCCTTGGTTTCGACCGGTTTTTCGAGAATATAATCGTACTGGTGATCGAAGTACTGCGCGACAGCCTGCTGTGAGGGCTTCTCACGGCACTCGAACTCGACGCTGATAGCGATCTGCTCCGGGAACACCTTTTCGGACTCGGACTCCGAGGTGGGATTCCGGATCATCTCCTTGTAAGGAAGAAGGCGTTCTTCAAGTTCAGACCGCTCAGCCTCGTGAATCTCCCTGGCTCGTTTCGAAATGGCCACGACGGTTTCATACAGGTTTTCATGCGTACTTCTGAGCTTGTTCAGATCTACAGGTTTGACCGACATTGCAATAGAGCGTTATGATTGTGGAAGAAACTGGGCGATCTTCGAAGCGACAAGATCGACAGTGCGCTCGAGATCGTCATTGACCACGACAAAATCGAACTGATCAGCACAGGCAAGTTCCATCTCCGCCCGTTCGAGCCGCATGGCCAGAGCCTCTGGCGCCTCGCTTTTGCGTGACTGCAACCGCTGTGCAAGTACCTCCATGCTCGGAGGTTTGAGGAAAACGAGCAGCGCCCACTCTCCGAAAATTTTCTTGAGGTTCAGAGCCCCCTTCACATCGAGATCGAACAGAAGATTCCGGCCTGCGTCAACCGCCTCCCGGGTCTTGCCGAGCAGCGTTCCGTAGTAATTGCCGAAAAAGAACTCGTGCTCGATAAAACCGCCCTCTTCGATGAGTTGCTCGAAACGTTCGCGGGTCAGAAAATGATAATCGACCCCGTCCTCTTCGCCGGCCCTCATGGCACGGGTGGTAGCTGAAACCGAAAACTCCAGGCAGCCGAGACGCTCCATCACCAGCTTCGCCACGGTGGACTTGCCGGTGCCTGAAGGCGCTGAAAAGACAATCAGCCGGCCCTGTCTGGAATCTTGCTGGTCACTCATTGGCATCACTCGATGTTCTGCAGCTGCTCCCGAACTTTTTCAAGCTCCTCCTTGATGTGCACCACCTTTTGGGAGATGTCGGCATTCTGGGATTTTGATGCGATAGTATTGGCCTCGCGAAGCTGCTCCTGCAACAGGAAGTTGAGCTTGCGGCCAGAACCGCTCGACATGTTGTTCAACTCCTCGATGAAGAAC
This portion of the Chlorobaculum parvum NCIB 8327 genome encodes:
- the gmk gene encoding guanylate kinase — translated: MPMSDQQDSRQGRLIVFSAPSGTGKSTVAKLVMERLGCLEFSVSATTRAMRAGEEDGVDYHFLTRERFEQLIEEGGFIEHEFFFGNYYGTLLGKTREAVDAGRNLLFDLDVKGALNLKKIFGEWALLVFLKPPSMEVLAQRLQSRKSEAPEALAMRLERAEMELACADQFDFVVVNDDLERTVDLVASKIAQFLPQS
- a CDS encoding VOC family protein — protein: MMKLTGINQITLRVNDVRLSEEFYVGILGFRVDHRAGANITYLRLNSDLFVLVKAETPGTADARDIRVDHFGFRLASDAEVREAAVYLEDRGVHLVTRPAHRREGLAFFVMDPDGNLIEFYSMRSDGLHSEPETLDTRTSSQIAADTRKKEAVGAEPKKPRRSRK
- a CDS encoding 6-phosphofructokinase, which encodes MHIGILTGGGDAPGINACIKTIVTISAERGYRVTGIRRGWNGLLAFDASDPSSREEHIVGLDAQTVRRIDRTGGTLLHTSRIHPGNLKKKEIPPFLRNSPELMGSGLRHSGNFDLTDHVLGTIDTLGLDVLIVIGGDDTIGYAEHLSRKGVKVIAVPKTMDNDVYGTDYCVGFGTAVTRSVQYIHQLRTSSGSHERITIVELFGRSTGETCLISSYLAGVDRALIPEVPFDPETLADYLIEDKAANPSRYAMLTISEGARMVGSKMIEYCGRRYDGDGDETASIGQLTRETISMLTGQDVICQPLGYLMRSGIPDALDLMVGFNFAQLAVELIAGQRFGVMVALQKGVYTAVPLEEVSSSTKQVDISELYDLRYYRPKMRSVMGKPMFLY
- a CDS encoding DNA-directed RNA polymerase subunit omega, translating into MSVKPVDLNKLRSTHENLYETVVAISKRAREIHEAERSELEERLLPYKEMIRNPTSESESEKVFPEQIAISVEFECREKPSQQAVAQYFDHQYDYILEKPVETKAAESENDDETDGD